The Pagrus major chromosome 10, Pma_NU_1.0 genome contains a region encoding:
- the LOC141004099 gene encoding GTPase IMAP family member 7-like — MEITKTQIYNIIDGHYFLSVSNERRIVILGKTGAGKSSLANTIHVDDVFKINHTFNSGTSECQAKNKSVNGRSITLIDTPGFFDTDRSEEELKSEIVRCITECAPGPHAFLIVLKVEKFTEQEKAVINKMQEYFSEEAFKYATVLFTHGDQLPEDRKIEDFVHQNEPMSELVKKCGGRCHVIDNKYWKEKPKHEYRSNQHQVEELLKSIDKMVTENGSCYTNELLQEVEQMKKQEVENIRQSSENMTEEEIREQATVNVFKKLMIRLAAVGAHVLLAALIGVAVMGN, encoded by the coding sequence ATGGAAATcaccaaaacacaaatctaCAATATTATTGATggacattattttctttcagtgtCCAACGAAAGGAGAATTGTCATCTTGGGAAAAACTGGAGCTGGGAAAAGCAGCCTTGCTAACACTATACATGTAGATGATGTGTTCAAGATCAACCACACTTTCAACTCTGGGACAAGTGAATGTcaagcaaaaaacaaatctgtcaaTGGAAGAAGCATCACTCTGATCGACACTCCTGGTTTCTTTGACACAGACAGatctgaggaggagctgaagtcTGAGATAGTGAGGTGTATCACAGAGTGTGCTCCTGGGCCTCATGCTTTTCTCATTGTGCTCAAAGTGGAGAAATTCACAGAGCAGGAGAAGGCTGTCATCAACAAAATGCAAGAATACTTCTCTGAAGAAGCTTTCAAATATGCCACAGTTCTCTTTACTCATGGTGACCAGCTCCCTGAGGACCGGAAAATTGAGGATTTTGTCCACCAGAATGAGCCTATGAGTGAACTGGTGAAGAAGTGTGGAGGTCGGTGCCATGTCATTGACAATAAATACTGGAAAGAAAAACCAAAGCATGAATACAGGAGCAACCAGCAtcaggtggaggagctgctcaAGTCAATAGACAAGATGGTGACGGAAAATGGAAGCTGCTACACCAATGAGTTGCTGCAAGAAGTGgagcaaatgaaaaaacaagaggTGGAAAACATTAGACAGTCatcagaaaacatgacagaggaagagatCAGAGAGCAGGCTACGGTCAATGTGTTTAAGAAGCTTATGATCAGATTAGCAGCTGTTGGAGCACATGTTTTGTTAGCAGCTTTGATTGGTGTAGCAGTGATGGGTAATTAG
- the LOC141004101 gene encoding GTPase IMAP family member 7-like translates to MADSKIVILGKTGAGRSSLANTIFGEELFKISHTLNSETRQCRAETRSVNGRSITLIDTPGFFDTDRSKEELKPEIVRSITECAPGPHAFLIVLKIDIFTEQEQVGMNKIQEYFSEEAFKYATVVFTHGDQLPEGQTIEDFVCKNKILRDLVKKCGGRCHITDNRYWKEKTEHEYRSNQFQVEELLKTLDKMVKENNGSCYTTEMLLRDRAKGRVFKKHLIILAVIGIGIVRVAASFGFSVSFSTVAVAAGVVGAVIAGVIGSIIRKRADTPQEAGVVKNEAQSVLDEANSSQPKFKHF, encoded by the exons ATGGCTGACAGTaa AATTGTCATCTTGGGAAAAACTGGAGCTGGGAGAAGCAGCCTGGCTAACACCATATTTGGAGAGGAACTCTTCAAGATCAGCCACACTCTCAACTCTGAGACTAGACAATGTCGAGCAGAAACCAGATCTGTCAATGGAAGAAGCATCACTCTGATCGACACTCCTGGCTTCTTTGACACAGACAGATCTAAGGAGGAGCTGAAGCCTGAGATAGTGAGGAGTATCACAGAGTGTGCTCCTGGGCCTCATGCTTTTCTCATTGTGCTTAAAATAGACATATTCACAGAGCAGGAGCAGGTTGGAATGAACAAAATACAAGAATACTTCTCTGAAGAAGCTTTCAAATATGCCACAGTTGTCTTCACTCATGGTGACCAGCTCCCTGAAGGACAGACAATTGAGGATTTTGTCTGCAAGAATAAGATTCTGAGGGATCTGGTGAAGAAGTGTGGAGGCCGATGCCACATCACCGACAATAGAtactggaaagaaaaaacagagcatGAGTACAGGAGCAACCAGttccaggtggaggagctgctcaAGACGTTAGACAAGATGGTGAAGGAAAACAATGGAAGCTGCTACACCACTGAGATGCTGCTCAGAGATCGGGCTAAGGGCAGAGTATTTAAGAAGCATTTGATCATATTGGCAGTCATTGGAATAGGCATTGTACGTGTCGCAGCGAGTTTTGGATTTTCAGTGTCATTCAGCACAGTTGCAGTGGCAGCTGGTGTAGTAGGAGCAGTGATAGCAGGTGTGATAGGATCTATTATACGTAAAAGAGCAGACACACCACAGGAAGCTGGGGTTGTCAAGAATGAAGCCCAATCCGTCTTAGATGAAGCAAATTCATCGCAGCCgaagtttaaacatttttga